In Sorghum bicolor cultivar BTx623 chromosome 10, Sorghum_bicolor_NCBIv3, whole genome shotgun sequence, one genomic interval encodes:
- the LOC8061616 gene encoding uncharacterized protein LOC8061616, with product MDKGKSVVAELAASFSVVRVAPRQNPKPKSFLPSPSFYSFSKKANPRKLVSLCLGTLGQHLEDIITDISEFAALFPPHIKLAIMSIARRRRLLNDDVLTSLAESSWEILDISGSDVTDAGLATVANVCSNLRAVDISRCDKITTAGVSEIVCHCPSLEILRCGGCPRSEVTARRCLNLLKPKLNTLEEDSWEELDTLDIGGGAESLRWLVWPKIDDNSKETLAAECPRVTVNPQPSLFDLSGSKVPVEALASVPLDHSVVEDIDPKTWAVSAAPRRPVAPPNPNAPPEIPIAERFRLAYVEREARLAPKRAKRERQQRRRAERDYMMNDIDARSIALAAQASRNLRKS from the exons ATGGACAAGGGGAAATCGGTGGTGGCCGAGCTGGCGGCGTCGTTCAGCGTTGTCCGTGTCGCGCCGCGCCAGAACCCCAAGCCCAAGAGTTTCCTACCGTCGCCCTCCTTCT ATTCTTTCTCGAAGAAGGCTAATCCTCGGAAATTGGTCAGCTTGTGCCTTGGCACCCTTGGTCAGCATCTTGAAGATATCATCACTGATATTTCTGAATTTGCTGCCTTATTTCCACCCCACATAAAG TTGGCAATTATGTCTATTGCAAGGAGAAGAAGGCTCCTGAATGATGATGTTTTGACTTCTCTTGCTGAAAGCTCCTGGGAAATCCTAGATATATCTGGCTCTGATGTAACTGATGCtggtttggctactgtagcaaatGTTTGTAGTAATTTACGGGCAGTTGATATTAG TCGCTGTGATAAAATTACTACTGCTGGTGTGTCTGAGATTGTATGCCACTGCCCATCCTTGGAGATATTGAGATGTGG AGGATGTCCAAGAAGTGAAGTCACGGCACGGAGGTGCTTGAATCTCTTGAAACCCAAATTGAATACTCTTGAGGAGGACTCATGGGAGGAACTTGATACACTAGATATAGGAGGCGGTGCAGAGTCTTTAAGATGGCTTGTTTGG CCAAAGATAGATGATAACTCAAAGGAGACTCTAGCTGCCGAATGTCCTCGTGTTACTGTCAACCCACAACCATCACTGTTCGACCTCTCGGGATCCAAAGTCCCAGTGGAAGCATTGGCAAGCGTACCACTGGACCATTCCGTAGTTGAGGATATTGATCCCAAAACATGGGCTGTTTCTGCTGCTCCTCGGAGACCTGTTGCTCCACCGAATCCAAATGCTCCGCCTGAAATACCAATAGCGGAAAGGTTCAGGCTGGCCTATGTGGAGAGGGAAGCAAGGCTGGCACCCAAGAGGGCCAAACGGGAAAGGCAGCAGCGGCGCCGCGCTGAAAGGGACTACATGATGAATGACATCGACGCGAGGTCGATCGCACTTGCTGCTCAAGCAAGCAGAAACCTGCGCAAGAGCTGA
- the LOC110431228 gene encoding heat shock 70 kDa protein 16, giving the protein MSVVGFDVGNDTLVAAAARQRGIDVLLNAESKRESPAAVAFSHNARLIGCHAASASSAHAPFSSVKRLLVGATGRHPDASLHRDLPRLPFPVSTGDGGAVVHADHVGRRIALSPTHLLSMLLAYLKQLAESDLGGVPVADCVISVPCYFTQAQRRAYLDAAAVAGLRPLRLMHDLAATALGYGLYRSDLGGAGGPTCVAFVDVGQCDTQVAVVSFDASGMKVLSHGFDADLGGRDFDEVLFEHFAQEFRDRYRIDVVGNVKASMRLRAACEKAKKVLSANAEAVVNIECLMEEKDVRGVIRREDFEKLCARLLERVVEPCKRAVADSGVGLERLHSVELVGSGSRVPAIAKVLAGFFRREPSRTLNASECVARGCALQCAMLSPTFRVREYEVQDAIPASIGFYTSDGPVSTLSSDVLFRRGLPFPSVKIITLHKNCSFSSDAYYADANELPPGTSTDIGTFQIGPFQAHTEASKVKVKIRLNLHGLISVESAALIDDYQRNANSADNMEVDTSGDDTGHKSRSERSIQRQELPITEYIYGAMSKQELLEAQEQEQQLAYQDKLMERTKDRKNALESYVYDTRNKLSERYRSFATDSEREQISVNLQQTEEWLYEEGDDETEAVYSSKLEELKKLVDPIENRCKDDEVRAEATRDLLKCIVDHRMAARSLSTPERDAVDNECNKAEQWLREGSQLQETLPKNVDPVLWSCEIKRKEEELDMFCRNIARYKGSPARTDGSRGSDHMPTPDRD; this is encoded by the exons atgagcGTGGTCGGCTTCGACGTCGGCAACGACAccctggtggcggcggcggcgcggcagcgGGGCATCGACGTGCTCCTCAACGCCGAGTCCAAGCGCGAGTCCCCCGCCGCCGTCGCCTTCTCCCACAACGCGCGCCTCATCGGCTGCCACGCCGCGTCCGCCTCCTCCGCGCACGCCCCCTTCTCCAGCGTCAAGCGCCTCCTCGTGGGGGCCACGGGGAGGCACCCGGACGCCTCCCTCCACCGCGACCTGCCCCGCCTCCCCTTCCCCGTCTCcaccggcgacggcggcgccgtCGTCCACGCCGACCACGTCGGCCGCCGCATCGCGCTCTCACCGACCCACCTCCTCTCCATGCTGCTCGCCTACCTCAAGCAGCTCGCAGAGTCCGACCTCGGCGGCGTCCCCGTCGCCGACTGCGTGATCTCCGTGCCCTGCTACTTCACTCAGGCCCAGCGCCGCGCCTacctcgacgccgccgccgtcgcgggGCTCAGACCGCTCCGCCTCATGCACGACCTCGCCGCCACCGCGCTTGGCTACGGCCTCTACCGCTCTGACCTCGGCGGCGCCGGGGGACCCACCTGCGTCGCGTTCGTCGACGTCGGCCAGTGCGACACGCAGGTCGCGGTCGTCTCCTTCGACGCGTCGGGGATGAAGGTGCTGTCTCACGGCTTCGATGCGGACCTCGGGGGCAGGGACTTTGACGAGGTGCTGTTCGAGCATTTCGCCCAGGAGTTCAGGGACAGGTACAGGATTGATGTCGTGGGGAATGTGAAGGCCAGTATGAGGTTGAGGGCAGCTTGTGAGAAGGCGAAGAAGGTTCTGAGCGCAAATGCGGAGGCTGTGGTGAACATTGAGTGCCTGATGGAGGAGAAGGATGTGAGGGGGGTGATCCGAAGGGAGGACTTTGAGAAGCTATGTGCCAGACTGCTGGAGAGGGTTGTTGAACCTTGCAAGAGGGCGGTGGCAGATTCAGGGGTTGGCTTGGAGAGGCTGCATTCTGTGGAACTCGTTGGGTCAGGTTCTCGGGTGCCTGCCATTGCCAAGGTGCTTGCGGGATTCTTCAGAAGGGAACCTAGTCGCACGCTCAATGCTAGTGAGTGTGTGGCTCGGGGATGCGCATTGCAATGTGCAATGCTTAGTCCTACATTCCGTGTTCGGGAATACGAG GTGCAGGATGCAATCCCTGCTTCCATTGGATTTTACACTAGTGATGGCCCAGTTTCAACATTGTCAAGTGATGTATTGTTCCGGAGAGGCCTTCCCTTTCCCAGTGTTAAGATCATTACTCTACACAAGAATTGCAGTTTTAGCTCTGATGCATATTATGCGGATGCAAATGAATTGCCCCCTGGTACCTCGACAGACATCGGTACTTTTCAG ATTGGCCCATTCCAAGCACATACGGAAGCTTCTAAAGTCAAAGTAAAAATTCGTTTGAATTTACATGGTTTGATTTCAGTCGAATCTGCTGCT TTGATAGATGATTATCAAAGGAATGCCAATTCTGCTGACAATATGGAGGTGGATACCAGCGGTGATGACACG GGTCACAAGTCACGAAGTGAAAGGTCTATCCAGCGGCAGGAGTTGCCAATCACTGAGTACATCTATGGTGCAATGAGCAAGCAGGAATTGCTGGAAGCTCAAGAGCAAGAGCAGCAATTGGCTTATCAGGATAAACTTATGGAACGGACAAAGGACAGGAAGAATGCATTAGAATCTTATGTATACGACACCCGTAACAAG CTTTCTGAGAGGTACCGGAGCTTTGCTACTGATTCAGAAAGGGAACAAATCTCAGTTAATCTACAACAGACTGAAGAATGGCTTTACGAAGAAGGTGATGATGAGACAGAAGCGGTTTACAGTAGCAAACTTGAGGAGCTGAAAAAG CTTGTAGATCCAATTGAAAATCGTTGTAAAGATGACGAAGTGAGAGCTGAAGCCACAAGGGACCTTTTGAAGTGCATTGTTGACCACAGAATGGCTGCCAGGTCATTATCCACACCTGAAAGAGATGCT GTTGACAATGAGTGCAATAAAGCTGAGCAGTGGCTAAGGGAGGGATCCCAACTTCAAGAAACCTTGCCTAAGAATGTGGACCCAGTACTTTGGTCCTGTGAAATCAAGAGAAAGGAAGAAGAGCTGGATAT GTTCTGTCGAAACATAGCAAGGTATAAGGGCtctccagcaaggacagatggCAGCAGGGGTTCAGATCACATGCCTACACCGGATAGAGATTAG